In the Coturnix japonica isolate 7356 chromosome 6, Coturnix japonica 2.1, whole genome shotgun sequence genome, one interval contains:
- the NKX6-2 gene encoding homeobox protein Nkx-6.2 → MLAVGQMDANRQSAFVLGSTPLAALHNMAEMKSSLFPYALQNPSGFKAPALGGLNTQLPLGTPHGISDILGRPVGAAGNLLGGLPRINGLAASAGVYFGPAAVSRYPKPLAELPGRPPIFWPGVVQGSPWRDPRLTCPAQTGMVLDKDGKKKHTRPTFSGQQIFALEKTFEQTKYLAGPERARLAYSLGMTESQVKVWFQNRRTKWRKKHAAEMATAKKKQDSETEKLKESSDNEDDDEYNKPLDPNSDDEKITRLLKKHKSTNLALVSPCSTSSDTL, encoded by the exons ATGTTAGCGGTGGGGCAGATGGATGCTAACCGGCAGAGCGCGTTCGTGCTGGGCAGCACGCCGCTGGCCGCGCTGCACAACATGGCCGAGATGAAGAGTTCGCTGTTCCCCTACGCCCTGCAGAACCCCTCCGGCTTCAAGGCGCCGGCCCTGGGCGGCCTCAACACGCAGCTGCCCTTGGGGACGCCGCACGGCATCAGCGACATCCTGGGACGGCCCGTGGGCGCCGCCGGCAACCTGCTGGGCGGGCTGCCCCGCATCAACGGCCTGGCCGCCTCGGCCGGGGTGTACTTCGGCCCCGCCGCCGTCTCCCGGTATCCGAAGCCGCTGGCGGAGCTGCCGGGGCGGCCGCCCATCTTCTGGCCGGGAGTGGTGCAGGGCTCTCCGTGGCGGGACCCGCGCCTCACCTGTCCCG CTCAGACGGGGATGGTGCTGGACAAGGACGGCAAGAAGAAGCACACGCGTCCGACCTTCTCGGGGCAGCAGATTTTCGCTCTGGAGAAGACATTTGAGCAGACCAAGTACCTGGCAGGGCCAGAGCGGGCACGGCTGGCCTATTCGCTGGGCATGACTGAGAGCCAGGTGAAG GTGTGGTTCCAGAACCGGCGGACCAAGTGGCGGAAGAAACACGCGGCCGAGATGGCGACGGCCAAGAAGAAGCAGGACTCGGAGAcggagaagctgaaggagagctCGGACAATGAGGACGATGACGAGTACAACAAGCCCCTGGACCCCAACTCGGACGACGAGAAAATCACGCGGTTATTGAAAAAGCACAAATCCACGAACCTGGCCCTCGTcagcccctgcagcaccagctcgGACACGTTGTGA